Below is a window of Impatiens glandulifera chromosome 2, dImpGla2.1, whole genome shotgun sequence DNA.
CATATTAGCCGCATCAATTCAAATTTCGCAACTTATTAGAATGAATTTTGATGAgcacatatttatattatttttacttttgatATTGATatccataaaaatattatatgccATCCAACACGGTCCCTAGCTATAGTTGGCCTTTTTGTCACCCACCataataatgcatttttttatatttgtttttttgacacatttttatttatttattattgctAGTGAAAGaagatttaaatattatttcattgatataaaaaatgtgttacaGTCTCCAAAAATATCTCTTTGTAATAGATAAAGAGTGACCATTGTTTATATTCTTAatctttgaaaaaatattaataatttaaatgattatcaCAACAACTAATGATGATGAATAGTATTGAATCATGATGTTCTTAATTTCTTAGTGGAAACATAGTTGAAAAATCactataacaaaataagtaaaaaaaaatggtgtCTTTATTAAATTCAGATccaacattttattaaattcttccCGATCTTGATCTCAACCCATTGCATATTTCTGGGTCCAAATTCTGGCTGTGGACTCGTACTTGATCTTGTCTGTCTTGCACATATGAGCGATCTCGGGAACAAGGGGATCCTCTGGATTCGGATCAGTTAAAAGCGAACATATCGATAGCAAAACCTGCAATTCGAATCGATAATCCATCAACAACAAACATATGATTCAGTATTTTACTATTATTCATGATTCTCACCTTTGATATGGTTAGAGCAGGACTCCATTGTTCCTTGAGTATGTCCAAACAGATGTTTCCATTACTGTTAATATTAGGATGAAAAACCTTTGTTCTGAAAGCAACCTGCAAAGTTTTACAGAGAAGAAGATATTATTAGAAATGGAAATTATGAGGGAGGGTTGATCAAGAATCAAGATCAAACAAATCTCTCGACCTTGGGGGGTTTGAAAGGATAATCCGGAGGGAAATGTATGGTGACAAGAAAAACCCCGCCTGCATAAGGGCTGTCGTTTGGACCCATTATTGTTGCTTGCCAATGAAACATGTCTTCACCAACAGGACCTATTATAACAAAGAACAAGACATCAAGGTTTCATCTTTATCAATATCAATTTGGAattatgatgatgataataAGCACCTGCAC
It encodes the following:
- the LOC124924085 gene encoding SUMO-conjugating enzyme UBC9-like, encoding MASRRILKELKDLHRDPPTSCSAGPVGEDMFHWQATIMGPNDSPYAGGVFLVTIHFPPDYPFKPPKVAFRTKVFHPNINSNGNICLDILKEQWSPALTISKVLLSICSLLTDPNPEDPLVPEIAHMCKTDKIKYESTARIWTQKYAMG